In Lathyrus oleraceus cultivar Zhongwan6 chromosome 2, CAAS_Psat_ZW6_1.0, whole genome shotgun sequence, the DNA window GAGGGGGTGCAGTTCCAAGTGATGGTGTGCAAGCGGTGAAACATACTGGGCCTGGGGGAAGCTTAGAGCCCACTGCAAAAGGATCAGATATAACACAGAGGTGTTATCCCTAAAGCCTCATCACTCACAACCATTAGTTCacagaaaaaataaaaaaacaactTAGGTCGCGGCGGCGTGGACCTAACCGTTCTGGCCTAAGTCACCGACGATAGAAAATCGGAACTGCGAAAACGAACCTACACCATCTCCTCTCTCCTAAACGGAATCGAAGACAAGCTCTCACCTAAATGAATCGACGTTACCGCGTGATGGCTCTTCGACGGAATGCACCGACGGCAATGGCGGATCGTCAGCGTTGAATTCGGACCTAGGAACCTCACTCTTTGCTCGATCTTCTTCCTTTCGTTAGGTCATTCGTTATGCGTAGCTCTAGTTCAGTTCTAAAGAGAGAATCCGGTCGTGAAGATTGGTTGAGCGTTGTTGAAAGCTGTTGAGAGAATTGGTTATTGGTTAGAGGTGATTTCGGTGAGAGATTTGAAGGTTGGTTGCGGTTCTGATGAAGAGGAGTTTTGTGGCGTTGCAGAAGCGTGGCGAGCGGAGATGAACCGCAGGGTAGAGGTtgtagaagaagaagaaaagtttgTTAGAGATTGGTTCGGTGGTGTTTGAGGAAGAAGGAGAAGAAAAAGGAAAAGGAATTCTGAAAAAATTGGAGAGAAATCGAAGAAGAAGAACTTCATCGCTCAAACTTGTACTTATAGCCTTCAACGATTGAATTTGGGTGAGTTTCAATTGAATTTTAATATGCACATTTTGAACTCGTAACCGCCGCGTTATGATTTAAGCTCGTTTGGTTTTTAATTTGCGTTTTCATTTTTTCGAGTCGCTTTCAATGTTCTGTTTTCACTGCAGCGCTCTTTGTTGTGGTGAGCTGCGAAGCCGTTGCGTAATTATTTCATGTTGCCGTTTACTTCATTTGGAACCACTTTGGCTTATGCAGGTTTTGGCGTAGCTTATGGATTGTTGTTTTTGGATTGCGCACAGCTGGATTTTATGCAGTTGTGGCTTTGGCTTAGCTTCTGCTGCTTTTTTGCAGGTTTATGCAGATGACTTGTGCGTTTCATGTTGCCACGCTTTGGAGCTTGTAGCTGCTTGAAGTGGCTTGCACTTGGTGTTGTGCCGTCTTTGGCTTCTTGACTGCAGCGTGGACTTTTCATCGTTTGTACTGCTGGCTTTGTAGCCTTTATGCTTGTTGTTGCACTTTTGTCGTTTCTGTTTGGGATATTAGATAAATGGGATTGGTTAAATGTAATAATGGATTATGTATTTAGAAAAATGGTTTAATGGATTAACTTGTGGGCTATGACATTTGGTTGGATAATTGGGACTCAGTTAGAAACTGGATTAGTTAATTGTGGATTGGATACTTGGTTAGGAATTAATGGACAATGTGGATATTGGATTAATTGGGATGAACAAAATGGATAATGGATTTTCTTTTATTAGTAAATGGATTTGGATTAAATCGTAAAAATGGATTAAATTGGGAATGGGCTTACATGGTTGAATGAATTCAAAGAAGAGAAATGGGCTTGATGATTTCTAATCAATAAAAATGGAACCTTAGAATCAAATTGAAATTAAAAGTCTATGATTTCTAAAGTCGATTTTCTAAAAATGGATGAAAtatattttaaaatcaattctaAACTTCAAAAGTCAAACCCAACCTcaaaaatcaatttaaaattaATTTGAGGCTGGAATAAATTTGAAGCTAAAATCAACTAAAAGATATTGTGACATAATGCTAATTGTAATGATAACATGCAATGAACTGACGAATCCAAACGACACGACTTGTAAATCGGATTGAACCATGGTTGAATGAAATGACTAAACAAAACGCATCAGTGCACCAAGAAACTCATGGATTCAAGTCACATGTCGCCTTGTGTCAAACCATGCTTATTcagatgaaatgaatggatgaaaatgTTTATGGTTAGTGACCTATATGATTATGTGAAGGGTAGGGCGAActttggggtatgacagctgcccctatttaattttCTCGGACATGAATGTATGGATAGCAACGACTTCCAAACAATCAAGGCAGGAGATGATTAAATACTTGAATAACAGGAAATTTGCTTGCCATGAACAAATGGAAGGCAATGTGAAGATAGGTCACAAGGAGGTCTTCTTCACTGGGATATATGGGAGAACAAACATGTCTTTGCGCAGGGCAGCTGCTGGGAATAGGAATGTCATTTGGTAAATGGATAGGTGATGGGTTAGATATGCATGACGTATGCAGTATGCTAATGCAGtatgattgattttttttattttatctcTACTAACAAGTTTTTTGAAGGCACCGAGAAAGAATTTTCCGTTGGGGGATATCTTCTTGGTAATTGTTCTTTTCTTGGAATGGTTTGCCAGGCGAATCCTAGGATTCAGGATGGCGGATGACCTTACTGAGATGACAGTAGGCAAATTAGGAGGTAAGTAGGTTGGTCgacaactctgaggttggggaCGGAAGAAAAATCAACATTGATTGTTGGGGATTGAAATGTCTGACCTCAATACTGCGACCGGGGTACAAACTGGACATTCTAAAATCTATGGTTGGAAACAAATTATGATCAACATCGGTTCTGAGACTGGAGACAGGGTAGGCATCAACTCTAAGGTTGGGCATGGTAGGCGTCAACTCGGAGCTTGGGTTTGCAGATATCAACTCCGAGGTTGGAGAATACGAAAATGATACAACAACTCGAAAGTTGGGAAAAAGGTGGTCATTCCGCTCTGAGGTTGGGGATAAAAGGTAGTCGTCAACTCTAAGGCTGAAGAAAGATAACTATTCAGCTCTGAGGTCGAGGAATAAGGAGACatacaactctgaggttgggggTAACACGGTACTTTCACTCTGAAGTGTAAAAAAAGGTAGATACTCAACTCCGAGGCCGGAAAAGAATGGTAATCGTCAACTCTAAGGTTGGAAAAAGTGGGGTCTAAGCTCTAAGGCTAGAAAGAGATATACCAACTCCGAAGTTGGAAAAATGTATCTGCTTAACTCTAAGGCCGGGAGCGAAAAATAGTAAACATCAACTTCGAGGTTGAAAACAAGCAGATACTCAAAACCGAGGTTGGAGGAAACAACAACTCTGACAACAACTCTGAGGCTGGAAAAGGAATAACAACTCTGAGGTCGGGATAAGGAAAGGCAACatacaactctgaggttggggtAGTACGATAAGCAACGATAACTCTGAGGTTAAAAAGGGCGACAACACTGAGGTTGGAAAGGGGGCTACAACACTGCGGTTGGAAAAAGGGACTACAACGCTGCGGTTGGGAAAGGGGCGGCAACACTGTGGTTGGAAAATGGGCGACAACACTGCGGTTGGGAAAGGGGCTACAACACTGCGGCTGGAAAAAGGGACGACAACACTGTGGTTGGAAAAAGAAACGACAACACTGTGGCTGGCAACACTGCGGTTGGAAAATGGGAACatacaactctgaggttggaaaAGGGAAACACACAACTCTGAGGTCGGGAACAAATGGATAGACgacaactctgaggttgggaaTAAGAGAAATAGACAATAACTTTGAGGCTAGAAAGAAGGAAGAAGCAACAACTCTGAGGTTGAAGTGGGAACTGACATCAACTCTGAGATTGGGTATAGGATAGTCTCTCAACTCTGGGGTTAGAGGTAATGGCATCTAAAACTGAGTAAAGGGTGATTATCTACAACTCTGCGGTTGGGGAAGAGATACCGCCACCGACGGGTATCGAAAAAAGTGATAGACACTAACGAGCGAAGGGAAATCAATACCGACGAGCATTGAAAAAGTGATAGACATTGACGATTGCTGCTTGATTGGTCTTTCGAATTTGAGAGATAGGGGTTCTGCCAATGAGAATTGGACTTTGCAAGATGTTTGCCAAACAAGGTCTGGGCTTTGGCAGGCTATGTCAATTGGGCACTTTGCTATAGATACGAAAACCTTAGGGGGTCCCGCAGGCACAACGACGGGGATAAAGTTTTCGACACATGGCTACCCTTCCCGAGACTCACCAAACCTACATTGGGTATTTTGAAACAAATCAAAAGGCAAAGTCTTGACAGAGGCAACCCTTCTCGTGCGAAAGGCGACGAGGGGGAGATGTGATTTCGTGCACCAAGCAACGAAATAAACTCACGAAAGGAGAGTTATCTCAATGAAATCATCTccatgaaggaggcaacatgcTTACGGTcggtaagtgaaaaaggaatgACTTTGAACAATCCTGTCGGGGTTGCCGACTAGGAGCTTTACAAGAGTCAAAAAGGTCATTTATTTGCTATTGTGTAATGCCAACAAGGTGGATTATGGAAATATGCCAACGAAAATGGGCAGTTGAATAGTCCCAAGAGAGCTTTGGGCTTGATTCTTCCTTGTTAGAGAGATTTGTGCTATGCTGAATGATATGTATGAATGAAATGATATGAATTATGCATGACAGGTTGATGCACTGATATGAGGGTTTATGGATGCCCCAATCTTGGGTACGATGCAATGAATGTTGAGGAAGTTTTTTCGGTTGCAAGGCTTCTGATTTATAGAGGATGGGTTTCGTCTCGCATGACTTCTCGATATCTGACTTCTTGATATTGCTGGAGGATGGATATGACGTAGACCTGCGGATGCGCCAGGCTAGATCCGGAAATGCCTTCCCAGGTGGGGGGAGAACCTTCCTCTCTTTGGATCGTCTTGCCCTAAGTTGTTGGGTATTTGCAGGGATTTCCCCAATCACTAGGTAGGAAGCAACTTCGTCGTGGATTATCTCAATCAGATCTGCCCTAGTGTCTGGGAACCGTATTCCTCTGATTAACCATTTCAGGGAGATTGACTTCTTGTGCTCTTGGGGTGGCCTACCCCAGTACGAGCTTTGAAGTAACTTTGCCTCTGGTTGGCTGATTTTTGAGGGAATTCCCCTAATTCACTGATCTTCAGAGAGATTGATTGAATCTCGCCTTGACTACTTTAGATTGACTGAATCTTGTAGAGATTTCTTGACGTGACTGCCTCGGATCGACGGGATCTCGAAGCGGTTTGTCTTTCTGCTCGACAGAGTTTTCAGACATTCTGATTGATGTGATGAAGAGAAGTGTGTTGCCCATGCTCAACGAAGGTCTCAGGCGTTCTACACTTTTGAGATCGTCAAGTTCCTCAATTCACGCTCATTGTGGCAGATCCCTTGATGTCAGATGCTTACTCATGAGTAAGACAAGTTCATTCTTGAAATGATAATGCCATGTCATTTTTATGCAGTTTTGAAATCCAAACAGGCTCACTGAAATTCTGACATTTAATGAATGCATCATTGATAACGAATGTCACATATCAATATCAACACATAAAATGAGCAAATTGATGAGGAGTCAATTTTAACACGGTCGTTCTACCTATAGTACGCCTTCGAAATAAACCtttgcttcaattaggtcttttgagggttgtaatatggtctggttcacggttttagaaagaaaggatataaggctcgaACCTATCCTAACCCACCCGCTTTTCGTGATGTTTTCCAGTCCTACGTTCAACTAATTTGAAACAAGCGTTCTTCTTCCGGAAGGGACTTGGGATTGATGGTTAATGAACCCATGAGGTTTTTGGTGTGGCAGTCATGCACCTTCTATTTGGTTTGGTAGCCACACGATTTTGCTCTTGCTGAGGATTTTCTTTTGCTTCCTCTTATGCAGATTTTTTGATTTTCCTACTTTTGCATGATTGGTTCAGATTTACAATCCATagggatgccctaatttttgcctaagtcactcATTTTCgagttttcgacttagcgggctttctttcttttttgtttttgttttctttctttgTTTCTTTTTGCTGAAACAAATCGTGTGACATCTAACCATTGATTTGAATGGGTTGTGACCACCTCGTACCTCTGTGGGTGAGGGACAACCATTTGAAATTTGGTGGTTTCCGACCTCTTTGAGGGATAAGATATGGTTGATCCTCAAATAGGACACTCCTCTTTTGAAGTTTGAACGCCTCGTCAAACTAACTGATGACTACCCTACCCCGGTTTGAGATTGAGGGTTTTATATTTTAAGAAAGAAATTCCTACTCCTTGGCTCGGaggggttaactaaggattatcttccttatatctccagtgtttgggatttgaaacaatgccttacatcatcagcgAGGTTTTATTCAAAAGCGTACGAGCAGTAAATTCgttttttgtttttaatttcatcATCCTCCTCCAAAAACCAACATTTGAATATTGACAAGATAAAGTATGAGTGGACACGAATGGatttattcaaaacatgcatattcatttcaatGTCATTATCATTCAAAAACAAACAAGTTTATTACAAATGAATGTTACAAATGACAAACAAGAAAATCACACATGAACATGATTGAACCAGAAATTGCTAGAATGATCCGCTTTAATTTCCCACTGCTTGGTTCTGGAAACAGCTGACGAGACAATTCCACCGATACCAATTCTTTAGATCTACCGCTGCTCTGACTACGGTGCTGCAGGTATTATTCAAAAGCGTACGAGCAATgaatttgttttgtgtttttaatTTCATCATCCTCCTCTAAAAACCAACATTTGAATATTGACAAGATAAAGTATGAGTGGACACGAATGGATTTATTCAAAATATTCATATTCATTTCAATGTCATTATCATTCAAAATCAAACAAGTTTATTACAAATGAATGTTACAAATGACAAACAAGAAAATCACACATGAACATGATTGAACCAGAAATTGCTGGAATGATCCGATTTAATCTCCCACTGCTTGAGGTCTTGGTTGTGGAAATAGCTGACGAGACAATTCCACCGATACCAATCCTTCAGATCTACCGCTGCTCTGACTACGGCGTAGCAGATGTACTTGCCTGCACGGGGTTGTTTGGAACAACTGGCTTGAACGATATTGCTTTTGAGTCAATCAAGTCTTGTAATTTATGCTTGAAGACATTGCAATTCTTGATCGAGTGCCCCCGCGTCCTAGAGTGATACTCGCAGCTGACATTCATGTCATACCCGGGAGGAAGAGGTACTGGTGGAGCCTTAGCTTCTCTCAGTTGGACCTGCAAATCCTTGAGCAAATGAGCTAGCAGAAGACCATACGGCATGGGAATTGGATCAAACCTTCTAGGAGGCCTCCTTGGTCCTTGTATACCCTGCTGATAGTAGTTCTGTTGTTGCGGAGCAACAGGTTGCTAAGGAGCATAAGGTTGCTGATATTGCATCGCTGGAGGACCAGTTGGAATAACATACGCTGGCTGCGGATATGGGTTAGGTGTTACTGCTGCCACCGGATAGTATGACATTTGGTAACCTCCATCTCCCCCTTGAGCAGTAGCATTAGtctctccttccttcttctttgAGAATCCGGAATGAGGCTTCTTTGCTCCACTAGCCACGACTGATGTATCTTGTATCTTGCCGATCTTCATGCCATTCTCAATTCGCTCGCCGGTAATGACCAAGTCTGAGAATCCCGAGGTGGTACTCCCAATCATTTTTTCAAAATACGGCCCTTGAAGGGTATCCACGAACATGTTTACCAGCTCTCTTTCAAGAAGAGGGGGTTGAACCCTGGcagccaagtctctccatcgTTGAACATACTCTTTGAATGATTCATCCGGCTTCTGAGAGAGGCTTTGGAGCTGAGTCCGATTGGGAGCCATGTCTGAGTTATACTGATAATGCTTCAAGAAGGCTTCAGCAAGTTCCCTCCAAGTTCGTATATGCGTGCGCTCGAGCTGCATATACCATTCCAGAGAAGCTCCACTAagactgtcctggaaaaagtGCATTAAGAGTTTCTCGTCATTAGAATGAGCGGCCATATTTCTGCAGAAAGCTCGGATGTGGGTCTTTGGACAAGTGATCCCTTGATACTTTTCAAAGCTCGGGACTTTGAACTTGGGAGGAATTTTCACGTCTGGCACTAAGCACATGTCGGCAGCATCCAACCCAAAGGTATCGGGACCTTGCATCGCCTTGAATCTCTCCTCCATTATTTGCAATCTCTTTTCGATGTCAGAAGGAGAAGGACCAAAAGCTTCATAAACTGAGTCAGTCTTTGTAGTGAAGAAAACGTCCTGCTACTCATCAATCTCAGGTTGGAATCTCCCATTGGTGGGGATATTGAACGTCTGATTAGCATTTTGATACACCGGACCTCTTTTGGGAGGTGGCTGAGCTACAACAGGCATACCAGCTCCTCCTGGTGGATTCACCGGTATAGTCACAACAATAGGGTTGGCAGTAGAGGCTCTCAGATTAGCTGACGCATTTCCTCTTGTCCCCTAGCTAGAGCTTGTAGGGCTTCAACGAGCTGACCCATCTGAGCCTTCACAGTGGTCATATCCTTCCTCATAGCAGCCTGATTCTGCTCCAACTGATCCATGAGCAATTTCTGATTATTGTGCGTGTAGTATGAATGTCGGGAAGTCAGCTTGACTAGGGATGATTTTGGATAGAAGGGTCAAATGGTAAGTTTCCTGGCTTTTGTCTGATGATATGCAGAATGATGCATGAATATtgtatttgattttttttatgcATGAGTGAGTGAATGAATGATACACAAGCATGGTTCTCACAAGCCGAACACACTAGTTGGCATGGTATTACAGGTTCAAGATACAGATGGAGGATAGCTCTGATTGCTTACTCATAATGGGGATCTCACCGGTCATAGTCTAGGGTTAGATAGGGACCCCAGAGTCATCGATTCATTTGGCTGTTTGCCGCTTACGGCAAAAGCTTACCGGTCGTCAACTTCCTCAAATGAGCCTCTTCCGGGTGAGATCTTCGTACGACCCAcgcgagaaaagcttctcgggggCCCGCACTACGTGACCATCGACATCGGGTTCTAGACAAGGGTCTCAAAGTCATGGACCTCATTGACTGTTTGCCGCTTACGACAAAAGCTTGtcggtcgtcaactccatcaagaaGATCTACTTTGAGTGAGATCTTCGTACCGACCCacacgagaaaagcttctcggggaccCGTACTACACGACCATCAACCTTAACGGGCCATAGGTTTAATGTTCTacaaaggtccttagagtcatggatcctaatgaAGACATTGATCGCTTACGCCAAAAGCTTGACGGTCGTCAACGTCTCCAAGAGAATCTACTCtaagcgaggttctcgtatcgacccttacaagaaaagct includes these proteins:
- the LOC127122862 gene encoding uncharacterized protein LOC127122862 is translated as MEERFKAMQGPDTFGLDAADMCLVPDVKIPPKFKVPSFEKYQGITCPKTHIRAFCRNMAAHSNDEKLLMHFFQDSLSGASLEWYMQLERTHIRTWRELAEAFLKHYQYNSDMAPNRTQLQSLSQKPDESFKEYVQRWRDLAARVQPPLLERELVNMFVDTLQGPYFEKMIGSTTSGFSDLVITGERIENGMKIGKIQDTSVVASGAKKPHSGFSKKKEGETNATAQGGDGGYQMSYYPVAAVTPNPYPQPAYVIPTGPPAMQYQQPYAP